In Fusarium oxysporum f. sp. lycopersici 4287 chromosome 12, whole genome shotgun sequence, one DNA window encodes the following:
- a CDS encoding hypothetical protein (At least one base has a quality score < 10), protein MSGLFDNISDFSREALLTVLSLSLCLLYLSIKIIRRLLFSPLRHVPGPSSTKLTGAAVWLSTIQGRRVYKLEELHRKYGPIVRTGPNEVSISNWRHLRTIYLNTKGMIKNPDFYEAATFVGKDNIFQMINVQQHAARRKMSSPPYSMQSVVLLDPLIKGNAQRLAQRLRSGTSSPVDAYTLCGLFSLEVICQAGFAKDFSNDINGAAALKLLQAMDGSALTLLFDGALPFVARFDVGTKLPGAIGDSYRKRDYWREKSYEMVDHFLEKSTDDEKYLLTPLATGVDGYLGRKLTHEELVEEAMGYMFAGSGTTSSTLTYLLYELSKPDNAAIQERLRTEVLAIPDDDIVVIRNNAYINAIIKETFRAHPTIISTLPRLLTEPMTLGQYTLPSGTVVGMQNWLHHHDASVFPDPERFIPERWLAETPEMKSALTPFSLGKRNCIGQNLAWQELYWAVSEVMRSGLRFRVAEEMKDWEMEMEDRFNIAPRGRRLMLTVSPVD, encoded by the exons ATGAGCGGCTTGTTTGATAACATTTCGGACTTCtctcgagaagctctccTCACAGTGCTCTCACTATCGTTATGTCTGCTTTATTTATCAATTAAA ATTATCCGTCGTTTACTCTTCAGTCCACTTCGACATGTCCCCGGGCCATCCTCTACCAAGCTCACTGGAGCAGCAGTTTGGCTGAGTACCATACAAGGCCGTCGCGTTTAC AAGCTGGAGGAACTACACAGGAAGTACGGTCCTATTGTACGAACTGGTCCGAATGAGGTATCAATCAGTAACTGGAGACACCTGCGCACCATCTATCTCAATACCAAGGGAATGATTAAAAACCCAGACTTCTATGAAGCTGCTACCTTTGTGGGTAAAGACAATATTTTCCAGATGAT AAATGTCCAACAACATGCTGCACGAAGAAAGATGAGCAGTCCCCCATACTCAATGCAGTCCGTTGTGCTGCTCGATCCCTTGATAAAAGGCAATGCCCAACGTCTCGCGCAACGGCTTAGAAGCGGCACATCATCTCCCGTCGATGCCTACACACTATGCGgtctcttcagccttgaggTAATATGCCAAGCTGGCTTCGCAAAAGACTTCTCCAACGACATCAATGGCGCAGCTGCTCTCAAACTACTCCAAGCAATGGATGGAAGCGCCCTTACGTTGCTCTTTGACGGCGCCCTTCCTTTTGTAGCCAGATTTGACGTCGGTACCAAATTGCCAGGCGCCATTGGTGACTCATATCGTAAACGAGATTACTGGCGGGAGAAGTCTTATGAGATGGTCGATCACTTTCTGGAGAAGAGTACGGATGATGAGAAGTATTTGCTTACGCCTCTTGCGACTGGGGTTGATGGATACCTGGGGCGCAAACTTACTCATGAAGAGCTTGTCGAGGAAGCTATGGGCTATATGTTTGCTGGCTCGGGTACTACATCGTCGACATTGACATACTTGCTGTACGAGCTCTCAAAGCCGGATAACGCCGCTATTCAGGAGCGATTGCGCACGGAAGTACTGGCAATAcctgatgatgatattgtgGTCATCAGAAACAACGCATACATCAATGCAATCATCAAAGAAACCTTCCGCGCTCATCCAACAATCATCTCAACCCTACCTCGTCTACTTACCGAGCCTATGACGCTCGGCCAGTACACTCTCCCATCAGGCACGGTTGTCGGAATGCAGAATTGGCTTCACCACCACGATGCCTCAGTCTTCCCGGACCCAGAGAGATTCATCCCTGAGCGATGGCTCGCCGAGACTCCGGAGATGAAATCTGCTCTCACACCGTTTAGTCTTGGTAAGAGAAATTGTATCGGCCAGAATCTTGCGTGGCAGGAGCTTTATTGGGCTGTAAGCGAGGTCATGCGATCAGGTTTAAGGTTTAGAGTTGCGGAAGAAATGAAGGATtgggagatggagatggaggatcGGTTCAATATAGCTCCGCGCGGGAGAAGGCTCATGCTTACTGTTTCGCCGGTCGATTAG